The Candidatus Omnitrophota bacterium DNA segment GTATCAAGAGGGGGTTTTTATACTGGGAATATCCGAGTAAGCCCCATGGAAATCCTGTAAAAAGCCACCCGCGCAGGAATTCTACAAAGACCCATAGAGACGGGATAATCACGCATAACAAAAAGGATAACCGTGAATTCTCAAATTTTCTAAAAAATATACTGGATAAGAGGCCGAATAGCCCGAAGAATAAAGAAAGGTAAAGTATTAAAACAGGATACCCCAGTTTAGTGACATAGGTAAGCCAATAGAGGGTCCCCGCGAAAAAAATCGCGCCTGTGAGGTATGAAAAAATAAAAGCCCTTACGGGTGACGACGTTTTAATAACAAAAAAAAGCGGCACAAGTGCAAACCACGCCAGAAGAGATATTTCGAAATTAGGGAAAGATAAAATCAAAAGGATAGCTGAACAAAAAAGGGGACAGGCTACTTTTTTACCAAAGAAATAAAAATCCTGGAAAAAGTAGCCTGTCCCCTTTTTATTCATTTTCCACAGCACTTTTTATATTTTTTCCCGCTGCCGCATGTGCAGGGGTCATTCCGGCCGACTTTGGGTTCATGCCTTTGATACGGCGCGCTGGGGGCGCCTTTCGCCTCCGGCCTGTTTAGATCGCCCGGCTCGGGGACTTTTCGCGCTCTCTTTGCCTGCGTCAGGGCAGAATGCTCGCTGTGTATAAACTCCTGGTTTCGGAAAACGGGCTCGGCGGCCTCCACCTCTTTCTTAACCGCTTGTATCCTGAATAACCGCTCAAGCGTCTTCGCCCGAACCGTCTCCTCCATTTCGAAAAAGAGTTTATGGGCTTCATGTTTATACTCCAAAAGCGGATCCTTCTGGCCGTAGGCCCGCAATTGAATGCCTTCTCTCAGGTAGTCCATAGCGTGCAGATGGTGCATCCACTCGGAATCCACCACCCGAAGCATCTCAAATTTTTCTATCTGCCTTAATATCTGGGGGTCTATCATCTTTTCCCTATATTCATAGGCGGCCTTCGCCCTTTCGGCCATCTTTTCAAGTATCTCATCGCGGCTGCCTGATTCAAAGTCTATACCTTCCGGGTTTATCATAAAATTCATCTTTAGATATTGGGAAAGTTTGGCAATATTCCATTCTGCCGGATTTTGAGGAAGATATTCGTCTAGGATAGAACCAAGTGCGTCATCTATCATCTCAAATACCTTCTCTTTAACGTCTTCGGTTCCTATTATGCTGTTTCTATAGTTATAGACCTCTGTCCTTTGAATATTCATGACATTGTCATATTCGAGGGTATGTTTTCTATAGCTGAAATTCTGCTCCTCCACCCTTTTCTGGGCGATCTCTATGCTCTTGGTTATCATAGTATGCTCTATGGGCATGCCCTCTTCCCATTTGAAAAATTCCATAAGGCGCGCTATCCTGTCTGAGCCGAATATCCTCATAAGGTCGTCCTCGAGCGAGAGATAGAACCTGCTTGAGCCGGGATCCCCCTGCCTACCCGCTCTCCCGCGCAGCTGATTGTCTATTCTGCGCGACTCGTGCCGCTCTGTGGCTATGACATGAAGTCCGCCCTTTTGGGACACACCTTCCCCAAGTACGATATCAGTGCCGCGGCCTGCCATGTTTGTGGATATTGTAATCGCATATGGCTGGCCGGCTCTTGTGATGATCTCCGCCTCCTGGGCATGATACTTGGCATTCAGGACGTGATGCGGGATACCCATCTTCGTAAGTATACTGCTTAGTTTTTCGGACTTTTCTACGGAGATAGTGCCGATTAAAATCGGCCTCCCTATTTTGTAAAGTTCCGTTATCTCATTACACGCCGCGCTGAATTTCTCCATCTCCGTCTTATACATCAGGTCGGGATATTCATGCCTTATAAGCGTCTTATTGGTAGGAACGGTCACAACATTCAGCTTGTATATTTTTTTAAATTCAGAGGCCTCTGTCAATGCCGTTCCTGTCATTCCCGCAAGTTTGGAATACATCCTGAAATAATTCTGGAACGTTATCGTCGCAAGCGTCTGGGATTCCTTCTGTATATCAAGGCCTTCCTTGGCCTCCAGTGCTTCATGTATGCCGTCTGAAAAACGGCGGCCCGGCATCATCCTCCCCGTAAACTCATCCACGATGACGACTTTATTATCGCTTATGACATATTCCACATCTCGGTGGAAAAGAACATACGCCTTCAAAAGCTGCCTAAGGTTATCGAGCCGTCTTATTCTGACCTCATACCCTGCCATTCGCTCGGCCTCTTTAATTTTTTTCTCTTCATCGCTTAAAGAATCGTCTTTCCTTATCGCGCCCAATATATCGTCTATATCTTCCACCTCGAGCTGGCCGGGGAATACTCTGAGAAATTCGTCCTGTCCCTTTGCGGCAAGGATAACGTCGCGGGTCTTTTCGTCGTAAACGTAATATAATTCGGATTCTAGGCGCAATTTTTCCGCCTCAAATCCTTTCCTCTCAAAAGAACTTATTACTTCGTCAAGTTTCCGTTTAAGGGAAGGATTATTTGCTATCAACCGCAAGAGCCGCGGCTCTTTGGGGGAACCTTTATGGATAATATATAAGCTTTCTTTGAACTCTTCGGTATCAGTTTTGTTTTCTCCTATGAGCTTTTCTATTTTATCAAGATAGCTTTTTGCAAGAGACTCCTGCCTTTGATGCATCTTCGCCACAAATGGTTTTATTTCGTCATAACGGTGGATTGTCTCTTCAACCGGCCCCGATATTATAAGCGGCGTCCTCGCCTCGTCTATAAGGATGCTATCGACTTCGTCCACGATCGCGTAGTAAAATCCGCGCTGGACCCTATCTTCCCTCCTAAGTTTCATATTATCACGGAGATAATCGAACCCGAATTCATTATTGGTCCCGTAGGTTATGTCGCAGTTATACGCTCCCTGCCTCTCCGCGTCATCCATATCATGCTGTATGACGCCGATTGTCATTCCCAGGAATTCATAAACGGGCCCCATCCAGCTTCTGTCGCGCTTGGCCAGATAATCGTTCACTGTGACAAGGTGCACCCCTTTACCGGCCAAGGCATTAAGATATATAGACAGTGTCGCGACAAGCGTCTTTCCTTCTCCCGTCGCCATTTCGGCTATCATTCCGCGATCGAGGACTATACCACCCAGTATCTGGACATCAAAATGCCTCATATTTATAGTCCTCTTTGCTGTCTCCCTCACTACGGCAAATGCCTCCGGAAGAATCTCTTCCGATGCTCTGCCTCTCATATATTTAAGCTTCTCTTTTACCTTCTCCTTCTCTTCCTGAGATACTACTTCCCCGAGGTTTTTCTCAAGCGCTTCTATCTCTTCCGAGTATTTGTTGAGATTTTCCTGCACTTTCCGGCGGAAAAAATCGGTCTTGGCGCGAAGCTCGTCGTTGGAAAGTTTGCATAGCGCGCCTTCAAAAGAATTTACCTTATCCAGAATGGGCCGTATCTGGTTTAATACTCTTTGGCTTTCTGTGCTGAATATATTAAACATTATTTTTTCTCCGCTGCCATTTTTAAATACGCCTCCATGAAACCGTCCAGATCTCCATCCATAACTGCCGAGACATTTGACGTCTCATAATCCGTCCTGTGGTCCTTTACCATGGAATAGGGGTGCATTACATATGAACGTATCTGGCTTCCCCAAGCGATCTCGCTCTTTTCGCTGTAATGTTTTTCAAATGCTTTCATCTTCTTTTCTTTCTCAACCTCATAGAGACGCGCCTTTAGCACCCTTAAGGCCACAATCTTATTCTTGTGCTGGGAACGTTCGTTCTGGCACTGCACGACTATGCCGCTTGGATTGTGCGTTATCCTGACGGCAGAATCCGTAACGTTGACATGCTGGCCGCCGGCGCCGCTTGAGCGGTAGGTGTCTATCCTCAAATCGGATTCGTTTATCTTTATATCTATGTCGTCTGCTATCTCCGGGATCACATCGGCTGACGCAAAGGATGTGTGCCTTCTTTTATTTGCGTCAAAGGGCGATATCCTTACGAGGCGGTGCACGCCGTTTTCCGCTTTTAAATATCCGTAAGCAAAGTCCCCTTTTATTATCACCGTTATATTCTTTATGCCGGCCGTCTCCCCCTGAAGGTAATCTATGATAGATACGGAAAAACCCTTTTTCTCTGACCATCTGGAATACATCCTGAATAACATATTGGCCCAATCGCACGATTCTGTTCCGCCGGCGCCTGCGTTTATACTCAAGATCGCGTTCGCCCGGTCTTCTTTTTTTGACAAAAGGCTCTTGAACTCCAGGGAGTCAGATTCTCTCTGCACACCGTCTATATCTTTACTCAATTCGACGATGGTTTCGGAATCGCTTTCATCGACTATTTCAATAAGCTCTTTTATTTCCGCGCATTTTTTTGCAATAAGGGCATACGGATCGTTTATGCTCTTGGCGGATTTCAATTCATTTATAAGCTTCTCCGCCCTTTTGGAATCGGTCCAGAAATCTGCCTTTGCTATCTCGGCCTCAACGTCTTTTATGGTCCGGACCTTATCGTCGATAGCCAGATATGTCCCTATCTGGGCCAGCTTCTTTTCCAATTGTGTTATGCGTTCTTTCAATTCTTTAAGCATCTTGCCTCTATTATAATGCCTTTACCGACGGCGGTCAAGCTTTGCGAACTGCTCCTCTATCTTTTTCCTGCGTAATACGTGGTGATAGCCTATCGCGAACCGGTGCGCTTCGTCCCTTAAGCGCTGCACAAGATGAAGGATGGGCGATGAATGCGAAAATATTATCGGCTCTCGTTGATCCTTTAAATATATATGTTCGAACTTTTTCGCTATGCCCATAACCGGCAAACTGCCGAAACCTGTTTCCCGAAGAACGGATAAGGCCGCATTAAGATGTCCCTTTCCTCCGTCAATAATGACGAGATCAGGGGCGGGGAGCCTCTCTTTTCTCACTCTTTCATATCTGCGTCTTACTACCTCGCGCATCATCTCGTAATCATCCGCGCCCGAAACAAAACGTATCTTGAATCTTCTGTAATCGTCTTTCGCCGGTTTTCCATCTATAAAACTGACCATAGAGCCGACTGCCTCTTTTCCGCTTATGTTGGATATATCAAATGCCTCTATTCTCCGTAGCGGTCTTCTTAGCTTCAAAAGATACCGCAATTCTTCCAATTCGCCATAAGGCGTTACTCCGGACTTGGCTTTAGGTACTACCTTAAGCGCCATAATCCTGTCTCTTAAGACCGCGGCCCTCTCATAATTCCTATTATCAGCGGCTATCCGCATCTTACTGGATAATTCCCGAACAAGGCCGCGCCTATCCCCTTTTAAAAACATCTTTATCTCTTTCGCTATATCAGCGTATGTTTTTTTGCTTACCGCTTTCACGCACGGCCCGAGGCACTGGCCTATGCGGTAATTAAGGCAGGCCTTTTTTGGCATACGGTTGCAGGTTCTTAGCGGAAACATCCTCTTCATTATGGCTACGGCTTTACGCAAAAGTTTTACGTCTGTGTAAGGGCCGTAAAAAATCCATTTTTTTTCATCTGCTCGGCGCGAAGCGCCTGTTTTGCGCACAATAATAAGCCGGGGATATCTTTCGCTCTTTGTCAGCGCCAAATAAGGATATGACTTATCGTCCTTCAGTTCAATGTTGTAACGCGGCCCGTATTTTTTTATAAGCGCCGATTCCAGTATAAGCGCCTCTGCCTCTCGGCCCGTAACCAAACAAGCTACATCCGCAATCTTTTCCACCATAAGGCCGATGCGGCGGGATAAGCCTCGGCCGTCTCTAAAATAAGACGAGACCCGCCGCTTTAAAGACGCGGCCTTCCCTATATATAGAATCGCGCCGCTTTTGTCTTTCATCATATAAACGCCCGGAAGCTCGGGTATATCCTTTATCTTTTCTTTATCCATGAAAATACCGTATTGATCTCGCTTACTCTAAGCGCGATTGAACCAAGAATGTAAACGACGACACTTATCGCGATTAAAAATACGAGATTGAATATATCCTTTATGCCGTTATCCCATGTAATCGCCGACAGAAGAGTGAAGGTAACAAAACCCATTAAAAATGACGCGCCGAGAATCTTCATGAAAGACTCTAGTATCTTTCTGCCGCCGAAATGGCCTATTTTTCTTCGGAGCCTTATGTAAAGAGATCCGAAATTTATGAAACCCGCTATGGATGTCGCTAACGCGAGGCCGGCGGCTTTAAGCGGCCACATAAGAGTGAGATTCAACGCTATATTACAGAACAAAGTGTAAAAAGATACTTTTAACGGAGTGACTGTGTCGTGCATGGAGTAAAAAACGCTCACTAATATCCTCATGCCTCCATACGCCACGAGGCCTATCGAATAACATAAAAGCACTCCGGAGGTAATCAAAGTAGCGTAGCTGTCGAATTCGCCCCTTTCAAACAGGACTTTTACTATCGGCTTAGACAGGACCATAAGGCCTACAGCCGCCGGGACCGTAAAAAATAGCATGGTCCTCAGCGAAAACGAGATCGTCTCTTTCAGTTTTTCCATGTCCTTTGCGGCAGCATGAAAAGACATGGTAGGAAGCGCTGCCGTCGCCAACGATATACCGAAGACGGCAAGGGGAAGCTGGAAAAGGCGGTTGCCGTAATAAAGAGCGGCTACTGCCCCCTTTCCTGTTATAAAGTCAAGGGATGCCAGTATCCTGTTTACTATAACATTCACCTCATAAATACCCGCCCCCATCATCCGCGGTATAAGAAGCTTACCGGCTTTAAGAGCGCCTTCATGCTTAAAGCCCGCTTTCAGGTCTAAAAAAGGGCCAAACTTCAAAACTGTAAAGAGCTGAACCAGAAGTTGTACTATCCCTCCTACTATCACCGCCGCCACTACATGCATAATCGTGACATTGGGGTAAAATATAAGCATGCCGCCTATAATGATCGCGTTAAACACGATTCCGGAAATAGCCGGCGCCTTAAAGTGCTTCAGGGTGTTCAGGATACCCATGCACACCGTAGCCAACCCTATAAGCAGTATGTAGGGAAACAATATACGCGTAAAGCGTACCGTAAGAGTGAATTTTTCCGGGTCCTTCATAAACCCCGGGGCTATTATCCTGACTAAAAGCGGAGATATGAAAATACCTATTATTACAATTACCAAAAGTACCACAAGAAAAAGGTTGAAGACGACGTTTGCGAGCCGCCAAAATTCTTTCCTTCCCTTCTTTTGGTCACACTCAGCAAGTACCGGCACGAGCGCTGTGTTTACCGCGCCCTCTGCCGCAAGCTCTCTAAGGGCATTCGGTATAGTAAAGGCCATAAGAAACGCTTGTATAGCGCTCCCTATACCAAAAAATTTTGCAAATAGTATCTCTCTTATGAGGCCCAATACGCGGCTTCCCATAATCCCTGAGCTCACTATAAAGGTGGATTTAGCCAGTCTTTTTTCGGTTGTCATTTTGCCCTATTCTTCCAAGTTTGCAAAATGATCCTGCTCCCCGAAGGGGAGAAGGAACTCATTTTTTATTGACATTGACAGTATTTTTTGCTATTCTTATTATCTTAACAAACCAAAGATTAAAGGAGGAACAATAAATTGCCTACACGTAGAGCCGCTTACAAGGCACTTAGGTCCGATGTTAAAAAACGCGAACGCAATACCGTCTTCATGTCAGAACTTAAAACGCGTGCGAAAAAATTGGAACATCTGATTGCCGAAAAAAAGAAAGATGAGGCGAAGAAATATTTTGACATATTGACGGTCAAATATATGAAGGCCGCCTCCAAGGGGACCATCCACAAGAAAACGGCATCCAGAAAAATCTCGCGTCTCGCCAAGAAAATAAACGTTATTAAATAAGATTTGCGGTATTTCCTGAGCAAATTTTTATTATAAGCATCTCAAGGGCATCCTGTGGTTTTAGATGCCCTGTTTTTATTCCATAGTCCGCCTCTAACAGGCACTCAAGGCTCTTTTCTATTTCCCTCTTCGTAAAAACCCGGGCGTCCTTAACCCTCTTTACCTTTCTAAGCCGCCATCCTATCAGGCCCAGGATCTCCGGCACGGCCTTTCTGGCTTTTAATAACTCGTTTGATATAAGAAGCGACCTCTTGGCGTCTTTCATGCTAAGAGCATCCACCAGATCAAATACGCTTCGCATGAGAGAGACGCCGGTCAGTTTCTCTACGTGATCTTTAGTTACCAAGGGCTCTTTGCCGGCATAGGCCACCAATTTTTCTATCTCATTTATAAGGCCGCCCATGTCTTCTTCCTTGATCTCAGCTAACATGGCCGCCGCTTCATATCTTATGGGTTTCGCCCTCTTCTTAAATTCTGCCTGAATCCAGGAAACCAGTCTATCCCCTTTCGGAGGTATAAAAGCCATTTCTTTTGCGTAGGCCCTTATACTCGCATAAAAATCTCCCTGCAATTCTTCCATGGAAAGATCTATGACGAGGCATGAATTTTTGGATGGATTCTTCGCGTATTCCGCAATCAAACTCTTTTCTTTTTCAGAAGCAGAAACGAAACTGCTTATAACAATAAGCCTTTTTGCCGATATGATCGGCGCGCTCCTAAGAGCGTCCAATATATCTTTAGCGTCGCATCTTCCCATCTCATAGGTATTAAAATTAAAGGCCTCGCTCCCCTTTTCGAGCAAGGCCGTTTTAAGCTTTTCTATGGCTTCTTTTTTCAGGTACTTTTCGTCGCCTTTAAAAATATATACCGGGGAAATTGCGGGCATAACACTGCTTACCCCGTTAGACTTCCAACTGACTTTATCCATTTTTCGAACTTTTGTTTTTGCACACTCGTGCCCTACCGAATAATTTTATCTTTACCACTATCTAAGGCTTCTTGAGAAGTCTAACGGGGCTTACCACCCCTCTACAGTTCTTTCAACAACACGCCGCGCAAGATCTTTTATTGCCTCATCGCGCGCTGTATCTTCCGATGTAGCATACCTGCCCATCGTGTTGTATGTTGCCTCTCCCGCGAAACCTTTTTCCGTCCACATCACCTTGTCACTGGGTCTTTCTATAAGCTTCATATCCAGTACTATCCTGATCCTGTACTCCTCTACATTATCCGCGTTATCATATCGGAGAGCTTCCTTTATATAATTGGTAAGCGTCCCCTCAAGCACCAGGTTTGCCTTATCCTTCTGGGCTATTTTTAGATTACCGTCAAATGCGAATCTGTCCACGATGGCGTTTGTAATATCATTTTCTATGCCCGGCCTGTATATGGCGTATTTGTTGTCTTCCGTGACTTCGCTTCCCACTGCTATAGTGCTTTTAAAATTACCCACACATATACTTTTTAAATTTTCCGGTAAAAGGCTCCTGCCGCTGTATCCGCAGCCGGAAAATATGAAAGCGCAAAATGTTAAAATTAATAAAAAAGATATTTTCTGTGCCATTATTCGGACCCAGCTCCTCTCTTTTCAAGCCGCGTAACCTTTTCAATGGCCCTTGCCGCGATAGCGGTATCGCTGTAATTTTCCGCCACGTCCTTATAATACACAAGGGCGCTTTGCGGGTGGCCGTTTCTTTCGTAGAATTCGGCGGTCTCAAACGTGCTCATCGCCTTCTTCTCCCTCAATCGATCAAGCGCTGTTCTCGCTTCCTGATTCAGTTCGATATCAGCGGTCTCTTCTATGAGCCTTTTATATTCATCTATCGCCCTATCGGTAAATTCCTGGTCATACGCCGGATCCCTGGAGACATAATAAGTAGAAAGAGCTATCTGATACTTAGCGTCTTCGACGAGGGGACTCTTCGGGTAATCGTCTATCAATTTCTGGTACGCGA contains these protein-coding regions:
- the murJ gene encoding murein biosynthesis integral membrane protein MurJ, with product MTTEKRLAKSTFIVSSGIMGSRVLGLIREILFAKFFGIGSAIQAFLMAFTIPNALRELAAEGAVNTALVPVLAECDQKKGRKEFWRLANVVFNLFLVVLLVIVIIGIFISPLLVRIIAPGFMKDPEKFTLTVRFTRILFPYILLIGLATVCMGILNTLKHFKAPAISGIVFNAIIIGGMLIFYPNVTIMHVVAAVIVGGIVQLLVQLFTVLKFGPFLDLKAGFKHEGALKAGKLLIPRMMGAGIYEVNVIVNRILASLDFITGKGAVAALYYGNRLFQLPLAVFGISLATAALPTMSFHAAAKDMEKLKETISFSLRTMLFFTVPAAVGLMVLSKPIVKVLFERGEFDSYATLITSGVLLCYSIGLVAYGGMRILVSVFYSMHDTVTPLKVSFYTLFCNIALNLTLMWPLKAAGLALATSIAGFINFGSLYIRLRRKIGHFGGRKILESFMKILGASFLMGFVTFTLLSAITWDNGIKDIFNLVFLIAISVVVYILGSIALRVSEINTVFSWIKKR
- the holA gene encoding DNA polymerase III subunit delta, whose amino-acid sequence is MDKVSWKSNGVSSVMPAISPVYIFKGDEKYLKKEAIEKLKTALLEKGSEAFNFNTYEMGRCDAKDILDALRSAPIISAKRLIVISSFVSASEKEKSLIAEYAKNPSKNSCLVIDLSMEELQGDFYASIRAYAKEMAFIPPKGDRLVSWIQAEFKKRAKPIRYEAAAMLAEIKEEDMGGLINEIEKLVAYAGKEPLVTKDHVEKLTGVSLMRSVFDLVDALSMKDAKRSLLISNELLKARKAVPEILGLIGWRLRKVKRVKDARVFTKREIEKSLECLLEADYGIKTGHLKPQDALEMLIIKICSGNTANLI
- the prfB gene encoding peptide chain release factor 2, producing the protein MLKELKERITQLEKKLAQIGTYLAIDDKVRTIKDVEAEIAKADFWTDSKRAEKLINELKSAKSINDPYALIAKKCAEIKELIEIVDESDSETIVELSKDIDGVQRESDSLEFKSLLSKKEDRANAILSINAGAGGTESCDWANMLFRMYSRWSEKKGFSVSIIDYLQGETAGIKNITVIIKGDFAYGYLKAENGVHRLVRISPFDANKRRHTSFASADVIPEIADDIDIKINESDLRIDTYRSSGAGGQHVNVTDSAVRITHNPSGIVVQCQNERSQHKNKIVALRVLKARLYEVEKEKKMKAFEKHYSEKSEIAWGSQIRSYVMHPYSMVKDHRTDYETSNVSAVMDGDLDGFMEAYLKMAAEKK
- the secA gene encoding preprotein translocase subunit SecA, producing MFNIFSTESQRVLNQIRPILDKVNSFEGALCKLSNDELRAKTDFFRRKVQENLNKYSEEIEALEKNLGEVVSQEEKEKVKEKLKYMRGRASEEILPEAFAVVRETAKRTINMRHFDVQILGGIVLDRGMIAEMATGEGKTLVATLSIYLNALAGKGVHLVTVNDYLAKRDRSWMGPVYEFLGMTIGVIQHDMDDAERQGAYNCDITYGTNNEFGFDYLRDNMKLRREDRVQRGFYYAIVDEVDSILIDEARTPLIISGPVEETIHRYDEIKPFVAKMHQRQESLAKSYLDKIEKLIGENKTDTEEFKESLYIIHKGSPKEPRLLRLIANNPSLKRKLDEVISSFERKGFEAEKLRLESELYYVYDEKTRDVILAAKGQDEFLRVFPGQLEVEDIDDILGAIRKDDSLSDEEKKIKEAERMAGYEVRIRRLDNLRQLLKAYVLFHRDVEYVISDNKVVIVDEFTGRMMPGRRFSDGIHEALEAKEGLDIQKESQTLATITFQNYFRMYSKLAGMTGTALTEASEFKKIYKLNVVTVPTNKTLIRHEYPDLMYKTEMEKFSAACNEITELYKIGRPILIGTISVEKSEKLSSILTKMGIPHHVLNAKYHAQEAEIITRAGQPYAITISTNMAGRGTDIVLGEGVSQKGGLHVIATERHESRRIDNQLRGRAGRQGDPGSSRFYLSLEDDLMRIFGSDRIARLMEFFKWEEGMPIEHTMITKSIEIAQKRVEEQNFSYRKHTLEYDNVMNIQRTEVYNYRNSIIGTEDVKEKVFEMIDDALGSILDEYLPQNPAEWNIAKLSQYLKMNFMINPEGIDFESGSRDEILEKMAERAKAAYEYREKMIDPQILRQIEKFEMLRVVDSEWMHHLHAMDYLREGIQLRAYGQKDPLLEYKHEAHKLFFEMEETVRAKTLERLFRIQAVKKEVEAAEPVFRNQEFIHSEHSALTQAKRARKVPEPGDLNRPEAKGAPSAPYQRHEPKVGRNDPCTCGSGKKYKKCCGK
- a CDS encoding excinuclease ABC subunit UvrC encodes the protein MDKEKIKDIPELPGVYMMKDKSGAILYIGKAASLKRRVSSYFRDGRGLSRRIGLMVEKIADVACLVTGREAEALILESALIKKYGPRYNIELKDDKSYPYLALTKSERYPRLIIVRKTGASRRADEKKWIFYGPYTDVKLLRKAVAIMKRMFPLRTCNRMPKKACLNYRIGQCLGPCVKAVSKKTYADIAKEIKMFLKGDRRGLVRELSSKMRIAADNRNYERAAVLRDRIMALKVVPKAKSGVTPYGELEELRYLLKLRRPLRRIEAFDISNISGKEAVGSMVSFIDGKPAKDDYRRFKIRFVSGADDYEMMREVVRRRYERVRKERLPAPDLVIIDGGKGHLNAALSVLRETGFGSLPVMGIAKKFEHIYLKDQREPIIFSHSSPILHLVQRLRDEAHRFAIGYHHVLRRKKIEEQFAKLDRRR
- the rpsT gene encoding 30S ribosomal protein S20, producing MPTRRAAYKALRSDVKKRERNTVFMSELKTRAKKLEHLIAEKKKDEAKKYFDILTVKYMKAASKGTIHKKTASRKISRLAKKINVIK